A single window of Solenopsis invicta isolate M01_SB chromosome 3, UNIL_Sinv_3.0, whole genome shotgun sequence DNA harbors:
- the LOC105207914 gene encoding uncharacterized protein LOC105207914 isoform X2 → MDNLPELIPAKKRCTMLMNGGRLRPVEHVREFQLPRQYPDTMKQALKGGVNSMESTASNFTPPDDAVLSKTKSRIPYNLPKLRILSPGGRDLGEFNLKLRSDDPMKGNAIMITKSGINKSVTKLKLSPGSIRVLPRILKQGTKKIQKNNLIRVTEACSSVSWKDNNTLPHQPQLILPISRILSNNQGMEGKMEKQTYNNSINTTKVPSTGGTSSKYFMCQTVDSNHQTYVVQNGTGDTDYNCIKNQETTAKSNKVASITEIPLYKKSIESQYPANCKRLINYNNESNILLPRKNFKISKGKCIATIKNTENGKIVTSLKSVANLMPRSNQHDLSNNRKNFNNKVSYDRDNLLEVKPDPDSKSLMQEDGTPVEFTSESVTSVDHGTARNNMQSKDLKAGSQNDHFINDGSMQHISQLTDIDVKAQSNVQSKAISQKKLSTRLNIIRKAMDSVKDHELRELALKALADCGIGIEKYVPIRPPEAHKTVHDTQVQTTVFGLLDPKSFILINKDLDNMYRQNQITLHDMPGDQNLLANEPHSNNLVSKDSNVVEQEIPFDLDSLVEEFWKEESNTAKIKETLSVTNEKHNLLKSLQKDFESIKQYDQNGMLNIHNAVINNNSFLVQKQLVVLKYCKQSVDILTEDGVTSLELAIKYDACSGIVKLLLDAGAQPVRSIHESAVIIASKQSSSLLPMLISRVSDPKLFNQFDSEGFAAIHYCSRLGNLQGVKALLSADATVDLKDRKSGRTALFHAIDNGHKLVMQALLRAGAVATIANYAGQTPLTILNDMKMSFKMSLEGNTT, encoded by the exons ATGGACAATCTGCCGGAGCTTATACCGGCGAAGAAGAGATGCACAATGCTGATGAATGGGGGCAGATTGCGGCCGGTGGAGCATGTGCGGGAATTCCAATTGCCGCGACAGTACCCCGACACGATGAAACAGGCCTTGAAGGGTGGTGTAAATTCCATGGAGTCTACTGCGTCAAATTTTACGCCCCCCGACGATGCGGTGTTATCCAAAACAAAGAGTCGAATTCCATACAATCTTCCAAAGTTGAGAATCTTATCTCCAGGTGGCAGGGACCTAGGGGAGTTCAACTTAAAGCTACGGTCCGATGACCCAATGAAAGGGAACGCGATTATGATCACAAAGTCCGGTATCAATAAGTCAGTAACCAAATTGAAGCTGTCTCCAGGTTCAATAAGAGTGCTTCCACGAATACTTAAGCAAGGTACCAAAAAGATTCAAAAGAATAACTTAATCAGAGTGACAGAAGCTTGCAGCAGCGTCTCTTGGAAGGATAACAACACGTTACCTCATCAACCACAATTGATTCTACCAATAAGTAGAATACTTTCAAACAATCAAGGTATGGAAGGTAAGATGGAAAAACAGacatataataatagtattaatacaACTAAGGTGCCATCTACGGGTGGTACaagttctaaatattttatgtgtcaAACTGTTGATAGCAATCATCAGACGTATGTAGTACAGAATGGTACAGGTGATACAGAttataattgcataaaaaatcaAGAGACTACAGCTAAGAGTAATAAAGTTGCTTCAATTACAGAAATAccattgtataaaaaaagtattgaatcACAGTACCCTGCAAATTGCAAAAGActcataaattataacaatgagAGCAACATTTTGTTGCCTCGGAAGAACTTTAAAATAAGTAAGGGAAAATGCATTGCTACTATAAAAAACacagaaaatggaaaaatagTCACATCGCTGAAGAGTGTGGCAAATCTTATGCCAAGATCTAATCAGCATGACTTaagtaataatagaaaaaatttcaataataaagtcTCGTATGATAGAGATAATTTGCTTGAAGTTAAACCTGACCCAGATTCTAAGA GTCTGATGCAGGAAGATGGTACTCCAGTAGAATTTACGAGTGAAAGTGTGACAAGCGTCGATCACGGTACAGCAAGAAACAATATGCAGAGCAAGGACTTGAAGGCAGGATCTCAAAATgatcattttattaatgatgGTTCTATGCAACATATTTCACAGCTTACAGACATTGATGTGAAAGCGCAATCAAATGTGCAGAGTAAGGCTATATCTCAAAAGAAATTGTCGACTCGATTAAACATTATAAGAAAGGCGATGGACAGCGTGAAAGACCATGAGCTGCGCGAATTGGCGCTGAAGGCCCTCGCGGACTGTGGCATCGGGATCGAGAAGTACGTCCCGATACGTCCGCCGGAGGCTCACAAAACTGTGCACGATACACAAGTGCAAACCACAGTGTTTGGCCTGCTTGATCCCAAAtcctttatattaataaacaaggACTTGGACAATATGTATAGACAAAATCAGATTACTCTTCATGATATGCCTGGCGATCAAAACTTATTAGCAAATGAGCCACATTCTAATAATTTAGTTTCCAAAGATTCCAATGTAGTAGAGCAAGAAATTCCTTTTGATTTAGACAGTTTAGTGGAAGAATTTTGGAAAGAGGAATCAAATACTGCTAAAATAAAGGAGACTCTATCGGTGACGAATGAAAAACACAATCTTCTAAAATCTTTGCAAAAAGATTTCGAAAGTATCAAACAATATGATCAGAATGGCATGCTAAATATACATAATGCTGTCATAAACAATAATAGCTTTCTTGTTCAGAAACAATTAGTAGTACTGAAGTACTGTAAACAAAGTGTTGATATATTGACTGAGGACGGAGTG ACGAGCTTGGAATTAGCGATCAAATATGATGCATGCAGTGGAATAGTAAAACTCTTACTCGATGCTGGAGCGCAACCAGTAAGATCCATACATGAATCGGCGGTAATTATAGCTAGTAAACAATCGTCATCTTTACTTCCGATGCTCATTAGCCGGGTCTCAGATCCAAAGTTGTTCAATCAATTTGATTCAGAGG GTTTTGCAGCAATACATTATTGTAGTAGACTTGGTAATTTGCAAGGGGTCAAGGCGCTGTTATCAGCTGACGCGACTGTAGACCTGAAGGATAGAAAATCTGGACGGACGGCTTTGTTTCATGCAATAGACAATGGTCATAAGTTGGTGATGCAAGCACTGTTAAGAGCCGGAGCGGTCGCAACCATTGCGAACTATGCGGGACAAACGCCTCTGACCATACTTAACGATATGAAGATGTCTTTCAAAATGTCATTAGAAGGAAATACAACGTAA
- the LOC105207915 gene encoding E3 ubiquitin-protein ligase MIB2, with the protein MLEVGLRVVRGQDWKWDDQDGGEGHAGTIVEIGRPPSTGNSTSSPNPTDRTPDKTVIVQWDHGARSNYRIGYQGAYDLLVFDNAAAGVKHSNIICDGCKRHGIIGIRWKCTECFDYDLCTQCYMADVHELTHTFERYQTANSIGVRLEPREGCAKIPLKGIFIGAKVIRGPDWEWGSQDGGRGKTGRVMDIRGWDNESSRSVATVTWSTGSTNVYRLGFKGCVDLCYVEEANAGTYYKEHLPLLGQPVLTVPDNGNNTTLTKSDVASVTSSPHPLTFNVGDKVKVLMEVDMLKEMQDGHGGWNPRMAEYIGKIGTVHRITDKGDIRVQYEGCHNRWTFHPGALTKVTAKDAFSLGDIVRVKSDLAAVKQYQRGHGEWIDVMKNALGKTGKVIKIYSDGDLRVALDIHGQTWTFNPLSVVPVSSATNATAVAHDDANRSRDRSVDGTDSEVEKLLRDAARGEAGVDAVREFLKKYPGRVDACAPGGGRKTCLQVAAHQGQRELCTLLLDAGASLRAIDEDGDTPLHYAAFGNQPEIMDLLLSRGASINAVNNGRCSALHVAVNKQHVHCVRVLLRYHCDVNLQDSYGDTALHDAIGKDALDVIDALCSCERVDFTLRNKRGFNILHHAALKGNAHATERLVARARHLVDVKKEDGFAALHLAALNGHREVAVILLSQNGGRAKVDLRNNRRQTPLHLATSQGHWSLVELLVHHNADIGSTDEDGDSVLHIAIAKSPNQQTAVPTPESSRDSPLIYAIWQNLARQGAKTELALACFLVSVDRSCKLLEHVKNNKDKTPLDLLEGNPQAAVLADLLRSYKYQSHSTQLEIENNPSTDYVEPTYRIDNVSQSEGLRGTKNIVGSGDAAECRNCSGIIGDTKQENRINPSSSVTLVGCARCGHAVVKTQTIQDGQLATGEVSIANSDEKSKNVSLEGKRKEEIGDREKEKDKDLERLRYLETRVADLEEANMCSICMERRRNVAFLCGHGACELCAAPLKTCHMCRKTITKKINLY; encoded by the exons ATGCTAGAAGTCGGTTTGCGAGTTGTCCGCGGCCAGGACTGGAAATGGGACGATCAGGATGGTGGCGAGGGTCACGCCGGAACGATCGTGGAGATCGGCAGACCTCCCTCCACGGGGAACTCAACTTCCAGTCCGAATCCCACCGATCGAACGCCGGACAAAACGGTCATCGTTCAGTGGGATCACGGTGCGAGGAGCAATTACAGAATCGGATACCAGGGTGCTTATGATTTATTGGTGTTCGATAACGCGGCCGCCGGTGTCAAGCACTCTAATATCATCTGTGACGGTTGCAAGAGGCACGGGATAATAGGCATAAGGTGGAAATGTACAGAATGTTTCGACTACGATCTCTGCACACAGTGCTACATGGCTGATGTACACGAGTTGACTCACACCTTCGAGAGATATCAGACAGCAAATTCCATAGG AGTTCGTTTGGAACCGAGAGAAGGATGTGCGAAGATACCTTTGAAGGGTATCTTTATAGGAGCAAAAGTCATTCGCGGACCGGATTGGGAATGGGGAAGTCAGGATGGTGGACGTG GGAAAACTGGTAGAGTCATGGATATACGCGGATGGGACAACGAGAGCAGTCGATCCGTTGCTACTGTTACATGGTCCACGGGCAGCACTAATGTGTATCGATTAGGTTTCAAAGGTTGCGTGGATCTGTGTTACGTGGAGGAGGCTAATGCTGGTACTTATTACAAGGAACACCTTCCGTTACTCGGCCAACCAGTCTTGACCGTACCGGATAACGGAAACAACACGACTCTAACGAAGAGCGATGTCGCCAGCGTCACGTCTAGTCCACACCCTCTAACATTTAATGTCGGTGACAAGGTGAAAGTGTTAATGGAGGTCGATATGTTAAAGGAGATGCAGGACGGTCATGGTGGATGGAATCCGCGTATGGCCGAATACATAGGAAAG aTTGGTACGGTGCACCGAATTACAGATAAGGGAGATATTCGCGTACAGTACGAAGGCTGTCATAATAGGTGGACCTTCCACCCGGGTGCTCTGACGAAAGTTACCGCTAAAGATGCGTTCTCTCTCGGTGATATAGTCCGCGTAAAGAGTGATTTGGCCGCCGTCAAGCAATATCAACGTGGCCACGGTGAATGGATAGATGTCATGAAAAAT GCTCTAGGGAAAACcggaaaagtaattaaaatctaTTCTGACGGTGACTTACGCGTGGCGTTAGACATACATGGTCAAACATGGACATTTAATCCTTTGAGTGTGGTTCCGGTATCTTCTGCCACAAATGCCACGGCTGTTGCGCACGATGATGCAAACAGAAGTAGGGATCGTTCGg TTGATGGTACCGATAGTGAAGTGGAAAAGCTATTAAGAGACGCGGCTAGAGGCGAAGCTGGGGTAGATGCGGTACGGGAATTTCTCAAAAAGTACCCCGGTAGGGTGGATGCATGTGCTCCTGGCGGTGGTAGGAAAACGTGCTTGCAAGTAGCCGCGCATCAAGGTCAACGTGAGCTCTGCACTCTCCTTCTAGACGCTGGTGCTTCTCTACGTGCAATCGACGAGGATGGAGATACACCCTTGCATTATGCGGCATTTGG CAATCAGCCGGAAATAATGGATCTACTGTTATCGCGGGGTGCGTCTATCAATGCCGTCAATAACGGTAGATGTAGCGCTCTACATGTGGCGGTTAACAAACAGCATGTGCATTGCGTGAGGGTGTTGCTGCGATATCATTGCGACGTCAATCTCCAGGACTCGTACGGCGACACAGCATTACACGACGCAATCGGAAAAGATGCATTAGACGTGATCGACGCGTTATGCTCCTGCGAGAGGGTCGATTTCACATTAAGGAACAAACGAGGCTTCAACATCTTGCATCACGCCGCCCTCAAAGGCAATGCTCA TGCAACGGAGAGGTTGGTTGCGCGCGCGCGTCACTTGGTAGACGTGAAAAAGGAGGACGGATTTGCAGCGTTGCATCTAGCAGCGTTGAACGGACACAGGGAAGTTGCGGTCATTCTTCTCTCGCAGAACGGTGGCCGCGCCAAAGTGGACTTACGCAACAATCGACGGCAAACGCCGTTGCACTTAGCGACCTCGCAGGGACACTGGTCGCTCGTTGAGCTCCTAGTTCATCACAATGCGGACATCGGTAGCACGGACGAAGATGGTGACTCTGTATTGCATATCGCAATAGCCAAGAGTCCGAATCAACAAACTGCCGTGCCTACACCTGAAAGTAGCCGTGATTCACCGCTTATATATGCT ATATGGCAGAATCTGGCGAGACAAGGTGCAAAGACTGAATTAGCATTAGCTTGTTTCTTGGTAAGCGTGGATAGAAGCTGCAAACTTCTTGAACATGTCAAAAATAACAAGGACAAGACACCGCTTGATCTTCTGGAAGGCAATCCACAGGCCGCTGTGCTTGCTGATCTCTTACGATCTTATAAATACCAAAGTCACAGCACGCAATTAGA AATAGAGAACAATCCATCGACCGATTATGTAGAGCCTACGTATCGGATAGATAATGTATCGCAGTCGGAAGGATTGCGCGGGACAAAGAATATAGTCGGTTCCGGCGATGCTGCGGAATGTCGGAATTGCTCCGGAATCATAGGAGATACAAAACAGGAAAACCGAATTAATCCAAGCAGTAGCGTTACACTCGTTGGTTGTGCACGTTGCGGCCATGCCGTTGTCAAAACGCAAACGATTCAAG ACGGTCAGCTGGCGACAGGCGAGGTTTCCATAGCCAATTCGGATGAAAAATCGAAAAACGTATCATTGGAGGGTAAACGGAAGGAAGAAATCGGCGACAGGGAGAAGGAAAAAGACAAAGATCTGGAGCGACTACGTTATTTGGAAACTAGAGTCGCTGATCTCGAGGAGGCGAATATGTGCAGCATCTGCATGGAACGTCGTCGTAACGTCGCCTTTCTTTGTGGGCACGGTGCATGCGAACTCTGTGCCGCTCCGCTGAAGACCTGTCACATGTGCCGCAAAACGATTACaaagaaaatcaatttatattag
- the LOC105207914 gene encoding uncharacterized protein LOC105207914 isoform X3, which produces MDNLPELIPAKKRCTMLMNGGRLRPVEHVREFQLPRQYPDTMKQALKGGVNSMESTASNFTPPDDAVLSKTKSRIPYNLPKLRILSPGGRDLGEFNLKLRSDDPMKGNAIMITKSGINKSVTKLKLSPGSIRVLPRILKQGTKKIQKNNLIRVTEACSSVSWKDNNTLPHQPQLILPISRILSNNQGMEEIPLYKKSIESQYPANCKRLINYNNESNILLPRKNFKISKGKCIATIKNTENGKIVTSLKSVANLMPRSNQHDLSNNRKNFNNKVSYDRDNLLEVKPDPDSKSQVSEMKTQNIMTILPNNKVLLFNQNTGLMQEDGTPVEFTSESVTSVDHGTARNNMQSKDLKAGSQNDHFINDGSMQHISQLTDIDVKAQSNVQSKAISQKKLSTRLNIIRKAMDSVKDHELRELALKALADCGIGIEKYVPIRPPEAHKTVHDTQVQTTVFGLLDPKSFILINKDLDNMYRQNQITLHDMPGDQNLLANEPHSNNLVSKDSNVVEQEIPFDLDSLVEEFWKEESNTAKIKETLSVTNEKHNLLKSLQKDFESIKQYDQNGMLNIHNAVINNNSFLVQKQLVVLKYCKQSVDILTEDGVTSLELAIKYDACSGIVKLLLDAGAQPVRSIHESAVIIASKQSSSLLPMLISRVSDPKLFNQFDSEGFAAIHYCSRLGNLQGVKALLSADATVDLKDRKSGRTALFHAIDNGHKLVMQALLRAGAVATIANYAGQTPLTILNDMKMSFKMSLEGNTT; this is translated from the exons ATGGACAATCTGCCGGAGCTTATACCGGCGAAGAAGAGATGCACAATGCTGATGAATGGGGGCAGATTGCGGCCGGTGGAGCATGTGCGGGAATTCCAATTGCCGCGACAGTACCCCGACACGATGAAACAGGCCTTGAAGGGTGGTGTAAATTCCATGGAGTCTACTGCGTCAAATTTTACGCCCCCCGACGATGCGGTGTTATCCAAAACAAAGAGTCGAATTCCATACAATCTTCCAAAGTTGAGAATCTTATCTCCAGGTGGCAGGGACCTAGGGGAGTTCAACTTAAAGCTACGGTCCGATGACCCAATGAAAGGGAACGCGATTATGATCACAAAGTCCGGTATCAATAAGTCAGTAACCAAATTGAAGCTGTCTCCAGGTTCAATAAGAGTGCTTCCACGAATACTTAAGCAAGGTACCAAAAAGATTCAAAAGAATAACTTAATCAGAGTGACAGAAGCTTGCAGCAGCGTCTCTTGGAAGGATAACAACACGTTACCTCATCAACCACAATTGATTCTACCAATAAGTAGAATACTTTCAAACAATCAAGGTATGGAAG AAATAccattgtataaaaaaagtattgaatcACAGTACCCTGCAAATTGCAAAAGActcataaattataacaatgagAGCAACATTTTGTTGCCTCGGAAGAACTTTAAAATAAGTAAGGGAAAATGCATTGCTACTATAAAAAACacagaaaatggaaaaatagTCACATCGCTGAAGAGTGTGGCAAATCTTATGCCAAGATCTAATCAGCATGACTTaagtaataatagaaaaaatttcaataataaagtcTCGTATGATAGAGATAATTTGCTTGAAGTTAAACCTGACCCAGATTCTAAGAGTCAAGTATCAGAGATGAAGACACAAAATATTATGACAATTCTACCTAATAATAAGGTTCTTTTGTTTAATCAAAATACAGGTCTGATGCAGGAAGATGGTACTCCAGTAGAATTTACGAGTGAAAGTGTGACAAGCGTCGATCACGGTACAGCAAGAAACAATATGCAGAGCAAGGACTTGAAGGCAGGATCTCAAAATgatcattttattaatgatgGTTCTATGCAACATATTTCACAGCTTACAGACATTGATGTGAAAGCGCAATCAAATGTGCAGAGTAAGGCTATATCTCAAAAGAAATTGTCGACTCGATTAAACATTATAAGAAAGGCGATGGACAGCGTGAAAGACCATGAGCTGCGCGAATTGGCGCTGAAGGCCCTCGCGGACTGTGGCATCGGGATCGAGAAGTACGTCCCGATACGTCCGCCGGAGGCTCACAAAACTGTGCACGATACACAAGTGCAAACCACAGTGTTTGGCCTGCTTGATCCCAAAtcctttatattaataaacaaggACTTGGACAATATGTATAGACAAAATCAGATTACTCTTCATGATATGCCTGGCGATCAAAACTTATTAGCAAATGAGCCACATTCTAATAATTTAGTTTCCAAAGATTCCAATGTAGTAGAGCAAGAAATTCCTTTTGATTTAGACAGTTTAGTGGAAGAATTTTGGAAAGAGGAATCAAATACTGCTAAAATAAAGGAGACTCTATCGGTGACGAATGAAAAACACAATCTTCTAAAATCTTTGCAAAAAGATTTCGAAAGTATCAAACAATATGATCAGAATGGCATGCTAAATATACATAATGCTGTCATAAACAATAATAGCTTTCTTGTTCAGAAACAATTAGTAGTACTGAAGTACTGTAAACAAAGTGTTGATATATTGACTGAGGACGGAGTG ACGAGCTTGGAATTAGCGATCAAATATGATGCATGCAGTGGAATAGTAAAACTCTTACTCGATGCTGGAGCGCAACCAGTAAGATCCATACATGAATCGGCGGTAATTATAGCTAGTAAACAATCGTCATCTTTACTTCCGATGCTCATTAGCCGGGTCTCAGATCCAAAGTTGTTCAATCAATTTGATTCAGAGG GTTTTGCAGCAATACATTATTGTAGTAGACTTGGTAATTTGCAAGGGGTCAAGGCGCTGTTATCAGCTGACGCGACTGTAGACCTGAAGGATAGAAAATCTGGACGGACGGCTTTGTTTCATGCAATAGACAATGGTCATAAGTTGGTGATGCAAGCACTGTTAAGAGCCGGAGCGGTCGCAACCATTGCGAACTATGCGGGACAAACGCCTCTGACCATACTTAACGATATGAAGATGTCTTTCAAAATGTCATTAGAAGGAAATACAACGTAA
- the LOC105207914 gene encoding uncharacterized protein LOC105207914 isoform X1, with amino-acid sequence MDNLPELIPAKKRCTMLMNGGRLRPVEHVREFQLPRQYPDTMKQALKGGVNSMESTASNFTPPDDAVLSKTKSRIPYNLPKLRILSPGGRDLGEFNLKLRSDDPMKGNAIMITKSGINKSVTKLKLSPGSIRVLPRILKQGTKKIQKNNLIRVTEACSSVSWKDNNTLPHQPQLILPISRILSNNQGMEGKMEKQTYNNSINTTKVPSTGGTSSKYFMCQTVDSNHQTYVVQNGTGDTDYNCIKNQETTAKSNKVASITEIPLYKKSIESQYPANCKRLINYNNESNILLPRKNFKISKGKCIATIKNTENGKIVTSLKSVANLMPRSNQHDLSNNRKNFNNKVSYDRDNLLEVKPDPDSKSQVSEMKTQNIMTILPNNKVLLFNQNTGLMQEDGTPVEFTSESVTSVDHGTARNNMQSKDLKAGSQNDHFINDGSMQHISQLTDIDVKAQSNVQSKAISQKKLSTRLNIIRKAMDSVKDHELRELALKALADCGIGIEKYVPIRPPEAHKTVHDTQVQTTVFGLLDPKSFILINKDLDNMYRQNQITLHDMPGDQNLLANEPHSNNLVSKDSNVVEQEIPFDLDSLVEEFWKEESNTAKIKETLSVTNEKHNLLKSLQKDFESIKQYDQNGMLNIHNAVINNNSFLVQKQLVVLKYCKQSVDILTEDGVTSLELAIKYDACSGIVKLLLDAGAQPVRSIHESAVIIASKQSSSLLPMLISRVSDPKLFNQFDSEGFAAIHYCSRLGNLQGVKALLSADATVDLKDRKSGRTALFHAIDNGHKLVMQALLRAGAVATIANYAGQTPLTILNDMKMSFKMSLEGNTT; translated from the exons ATGGACAATCTGCCGGAGCTTATACCGGCGAAGAAGAGATGCACAATGCTGATGAATGGGGGCAGATTGCGGCCGGTGGAGCATGTGCGGGAATTCCAATTGCCGCGACAGTACCCCGACACGATGAAACAGGCCTTGAAGGGTGGTGTAAATTCCATGGAGTCTACTGCGTCAAATTTTACGCCCCCCGACGATGCGGTGTTATCCAAAACAAAGAGTCGAATTCCATACAATCTTCCAAAGTTGAGAATCTTATCTCCAGGTGGCAGGGACCTAGGGGAGTTCAACTTAAAGCTACGGTCCGATGACCCAATGAAAGGGAACGCGATTATGATCACAAAGTCCGGTATCAATAAGTCAGTAACCAAATTGAAGCTGTCTCCAGGTTCAATAAGAGTGCTTCCACGAATACTTAAGCAAGGTACCAAAAAGATTCAAAAGAATAACTTAATCAGAGTGACAGAAGCTTGCAGCAGCGTCTCTTGGAAGGATAACAACACGTTACCTCATCAACCACAATTGATTCTACCAATAAGTAGAATACTTTCAAACAATCAAGGTATGGAAGGTAAGATGGAAAAACAGacatataataatagtattaatacaACTAAGGTGCCATCTACGGGTGGTACaagttctaaatattttatgtgtcaAACTGTTGATAGCAATCATCAGACGTATGTAGTACAGAATGGTACAGGTGATACAGAttataattgcataaaaaatcaAGAGACTACAGCTAAGAGTAATAAAGTTGCTTCAATTACAGAAATAccattgtataaaaaaagtattgaatcACAGTACCCTGCAAATTGCAAAAGActcataaattataacaatgagAGCAACATTTTGTTGCCTCGGAAGAACTTTAAAATAAGTAAGGGAAAATGCATTGCTACTATAAAAAACacagaaaatggaaaaatagTCACATCGCTGAAGAGTGTGGCAAATCTTATGCCAAGATCTAATCAGCATGACTTaagtaataatagaaaaaatttcaataataaagtcTCGTATGATAGAGATAATTTGCTTGAAGTTAAACCTGACCCAGATTCTAAGAGTCAAGTATCAGAGATGAAGACACAAAATATTATGACAATTCTACCTAATAATAAGGTTCTTTTGTTTAATCAAAATACAGGTCTGATGCAGGAAGATGGTACTCCAGTAGAATTTACGAGTGAAAGTGTGACAAGCGTCGATCACGGTACAGCAAGAAACAATATGCAGAGCAAGGACTTGAAGGCAGGATCTCAAAATgatcattttattaatgatgGTTCTATGCAACATATTTCACAGCTTACAGACATTGATGTGAAAGCGCAATCAAATGTGCAGAGTAAGGCTATATCTCAAAAGAAATTGTCGACTCGATTAAACATTATAAGAAAGGCGATGGACAGCGTGAAAGACCATGAGCTGCGCGAATTGGCGCTGAAGGCCCTCGCGGACTGTGGCATCGGGATCGAGAAGTACGTCCCGATACGTCCGCCGGAGGCTCACAAAACTGTGCACGATACACAAGTGCAAACCACAGTGTTTGGCCTGCTTGATCCCAAAtcctttatattaataaacaaggACTTGGACAATATGTATAGACAAAATCAGATTACTCTTCATGATATGCCTGGCGATCAAAACTTATTAGCAAATGAGCCACATTCTAATAATTTAGTTTCCAAAGATTCCAATGTAGTAGAGCAAGAAATTCCTTTTGATTTAGACAGTTTAGTGGAAGAATTTTGGAAAGAGGAATCAAATACTGCTAAAATAAAGGAGACTCTATCGGTGACGAATGAAAAACACAATCTTCTAAAATCTTTGCAAAAAGATTTCGAAAGTATCAAACAATATGATCAGAATGGCATGCTAAATATACATAATGCTGTCATAAACAATAATAGCTTTCTTGTTCAGAAACAATTAGTAGTACTGAAGTACTGTAAACAAAGTGTTGATATATTGACTGAGGACGGAGTG ACGAGCTTGGAATTAGCGATCAAATATGATGCATGCAGTGGAATAGTAAAACTCTTACTCGATGCTGGAGCGCAACCAGTAAGATCCATACATGAATCGGCGGTAATTATAGCTAGTAAACAATCGTCATCTTTACTTCCGATGCTCATTAGCCGGGTCTCAGATCCAAAGTTGTTCAATCAATTTGATTCAGAGG GTTTTGCAGCAATACATTATTGTAGTAGACTTGGTAATTTGCAAGGGGTCAAGGCGCTGTTATCAGCTGACGCGACTGTAGACCTGAAGGATAGAAAATCTGGACGGACGGCTTTGTTTCATGCAATAGACAATGGTCATAAGTTGGTGATGCAAGCACTGTTAAGAGCCGGAGCGGTCGCAACCATTGCGAACTATGCGGGACAAACGCCTCTGACCATACTTAACGATATGAAGATGTCTTTCAAAATGTCATTAGAAGGAAATACAACGTAA